A single region of the Brassica rapa cultivar Chiifu-401-42 chromosome A03, CAAS_Brap_v3.01, whole genome shotgun sequence genome encodes:
- the LOC117132695 gene encoding uncharacterized protein LOC117132695 produces MDVSEDLARDYPPRHYPEGASIFENKSINTNSHFSEIPRLRQAIGIDVWDNLKTHHVGLIAKLAESKLVWSGKTVHYLLCRQLRVYKKEIWSLVVDQPLRFSLIEFGEITGLNTNPLPEESFEPDPENYKALWELLKVPLGYGPKFDELIEALTECPFWSADQRKWYGLLFLQAIGLYGLHHNYRIPFESAKRVFDDDALMTYPWGRTAYEFLVDSIKLLHPQGGSYTLSGFKDVLLVWAYESVTVFGELYGRKVNPDEISLLRWGGSRTRASLATTIAKEMNDHGTVRVRKMVMMEGLEELFPQWKDEADDPQLDNLIKDIHVDRFVRDFYVQSNEKNKKTKAGVSSEAEPPSKKQKKGKKQKEVKINEGETAVVEEKESAKEKGRSEAVLLNIVAHLEKLDRKFDSRLTEYDTKFEDFSQGLLGTIGDTVKTTVEERLRVLGVSNSSQPEG; encoded by the exons ATGGATGTTTCCGAAGATCTAGCAAGGGATTACCCTCCAAGACATTACCCTGAAGGGGCTtctatttttgaaaacaaaagcattaaTACAAATAGCCATTTTTCTGAGATCCCTCGACTTAGACAAGCAATTGGAATAGACGTGTGGGATAATCTGAAGACGCATCATGTTGGATTGATTGCTAAACTGGCTGAGAGCAAATTGGTGTGGTCTGGTAAGACCGTACATTATCTACTTTGTAGACAGCTGCGAGTCTATAAGAAGGAGATTTGGTCTCTCGTTGTTGATCAACCTCTCAGGTTTAGCTTAATAGAATTTGGTGAGATCACGGgtttaaacacaaatccactGCCAGAAGAAAGTTTTGAACCTGATCCAGAGAATTACAAAGCGTTGTGGGAGTTGTTGAAAGTACCGCTTGGGTACGGACCCAAGTTTGATGAACTTATAGAAGCTTTAACGGAGTGTCCATTCTGGAGTGCTGATCAGCGGAAATGGTATGGGCTATTGTTTCTTCAAGCCATTGGACTTTATGGCTTGCATCATAATTATAGAATACCCTTTGAAAGTGCAAAAAGAGTATTCGATGATGACGCCCTGATGACTTATCCTTGGGGTCGGACTGCCTATGAATTTCTTGTTGATTCTATCAAGTTGTTGCATCCACAAGGAGGGTCGTACACCCTTAGCGGCTTCAAGGACGTGTTATTGGTTTGGGCGTATGAATCTGTCACAGTGTTCGGAGAGCTTTATGGCAGAAAAGTGAATCCAGACGAAATTTCGCTTTTGCGATGGGGTGGAAGTCGTACTCGTGCAAGTCTTGCTACTACAATAGCTAAGGAGATGAATGATCATGGAACG GTGCGTGTGAGGAAAATGGTGATGATGGAGGGTCTAGAAGAGCTGTTTCCTCAGTGGAAGGATGAAGCAGATGACCCACAACTTGATAACCTAATTAAAGATATACATGTAGATAGGTTTGTTAGAGATTTTTATGTGCAATCGAatgagaagaacaaaaaaacgaAGGCTGGAGTTTCGTCAGAGGCTGAGCCACCctcaaagaagcagaagaaaggtAAGAAACAGAAGGAGGTGAAAATCAATGAGGGTGAAACTGCGGTTGTAGAGGAGAAGGAGAGTGCAAAGGAGAAGGGTCGTAGCGAAGCGGTTCTGCTGAACATAGTTGCTCATCTCGAGAAGTTGGACCGAAAATTTGACTCGAGATTAACAGAATACGACACCAAGTTTGAAGATttttcccaaggccttttgggtACCATTGGAGATACAGTGAAAACTACAGTTGAAGAGCGTCTGAGAGTTTTGGGGGTGTCCAATAGTAGTCAACCTGAAGGTTAA
- the LOC117132853 gene encoding rho GTPase-activating protein gacO-like, translating into MVSEDNQQPESNSGQPDGQNVMVSENNRQPDSNSGQPVSKTPIDKQSEDSQPQKTPDKGQSEKNLADDIAKADAKGMGAKLNSKVVRDKAAGVKKNLDSTFGNADATNADLVSDSPGKEPPFGRGCRGLGKRNNLAADLDRNEAELKKKQKQEEAELKRKKKQEEAELKQKQKKEEAELKKKEKQEEADLKKKKKKQEETDSKKDIPTSKRTRSGTIRIPIPTKQIKNTKYSDELWPESDVEEDERKRCGRIKEYRLKAVQLSPDGSQMSAEFGLSVPFPHIGDNVTTCMRKGFEPSPAIYDPLGPVDPVKRDNLLQHLKPHEEIPHGEAHEDIEFYRILITPRPWPIKEYGWLVQNVSM; encoded by the exons ATGGTCTCAGAAGACAACCAACAGCCGGAGTCCAATAGTGGTCAACCTGATGGTCAAAACGTGATGGTCTCAGAAAACAACCGACAGCCGGACTCCAATAGTGGTCAACCTGTATCTAAGACCCCTATTGATAAACAGTCCGAAGACAGCCAACCGCAAAAGACCCCTGATAAAGGCCAATCTGAGAAGAATCTGGCAGATGATATTGCTAAAGCTGATGCGAAAGGTATGGGAGCAAAGCTGAATTCGAAGGTTGTCAGGGATAAGGCTGCTGGGGTGAAAAAGAACTTGGATTCGACGTTTGGTAATGCCGATGCAACAAATGCTGATTTGGTCTCTGATTCTCCTGGTAAGGAACCACCATTCGGACGCGGTTGCAGGGGCTTAGGGAAAAGAAATAACTTAGCGGCTGATTTGGACAGGAATGAAGCTGAgttaaagaagaagcagaagcaagaagaagctgagttgaagaggaagaagaagcaagaagaggctgagttaaagcagaagcagaagaaagaagaggctgagttaaagaagaaagagaagcaagaagaggctgatttaaagaagaagaagaagaagcaagaagagacTGACTCAAAGAAGGATATTCCTACTTCAAAAAGGACTCGCAGTGGTACAATAAGAATACCCATTCCGACTAAACAAATTAAGAACACCAAGTATTCAGATGAACTGTGGCCGGAATCTGATGTGGAGGAAGATGAAAGGAAAAGGTGTGGAAGAATAAAGGAGTATCGGCTGAAAGCTGTTCAATTATCTCCAGATGGGTCTCAAATGAGTGCGGAATTTGGTCTTTCTGTACCATTTCCCCACATCGGAGACAATGTAACGACGTGCATGAGAAAAGGTTTTGAACCTTCACCTGCAATATATGATCCCCTAGGACCTGTTGATCCGGTTAAAAGGGATAATCTTTTGCAACACCTAAAGCCACACGA GGAAATTCCACATGGAGAAGCTCACGAGGATATTGAGTTCTACAGAATCCTCATCACTCCAAGACCTTGGCCCATCAAAGAATATGGATGGCTGGTTCAAAATGTAAGTATGTAG
- the LOC117132696 gene encoding uncharacterized protein LOC117132696: MSSSSFTSGNYYRRRRNTERGTPKECWCGAPSDIFTSGSETNPGRLYYCCAKGYHKSHLFKWADECLVEEVEDIKAVINGMNIDISELRVNVARLANGVKTESERKGGECLSESRCLRNVVVCVAGMAILCYYYFSMDVSDVKSRGYPPRLYHVGSSNLENKDINHNFRSRDLPHIIETLGEDVWKALVNSPIGVVARLVERRSVWSGRTVHYLLCRQLRVHRKEIWSLVVDEPIRFSLVEFGEITGLNTGPLPTKSFEPDPDKYKPFWAKLKVSLGRGPTLDELKNSIEICPSWTFEERKWLGLLVLQHMVLYCLHQNSRVPFESAKRVFDDEAMKSYPWGQTAYEVLIDSIKTLAPDRGSYTLSGLKDALLIWAYESIVCFGECFGRVVRVRRMVSKESIEELLPEWSCQPDDPQLVNLITDIHAGRFVKGFWEVHGNAEGKGNEKKKKAEPPTKKQNKVKTNEGEAAATRKSSSEEEGNKDSGNNASLMAIASTLDKLSRKFDLMDARFKKPLVYQKSIDDMVKVAVEERMKVMGIGKNPQNKENLSNVAADQQPEPLSSPQPNTQQKSVCSPLLAETPGKDMRPRNNLSNELDKERGMKKTLAKEFGTHAEDEGANVLNFLYVSPAKATKAEDLRRRSTRNRTIKDEDADDKKKAVQAEAVLKKKEKAAAKRKAAASMKQKQPELKKPKQAELMNEEQAELKNQ, encoded by the exons ATGTCTTCCTCATCCTTCACCTCAGGAAATTATTACAGACGACGTAGGAATACGGAAAGAGGAACGCCGAAAGAGTGTTGGTGTGGTGCACCATCTGACATTTTTACATCTGGAAGCGAAACAAATCCAGGAAGATTGTACTATTGCTGTGCAAAAGGATATCATAAG AGTCATTTATTCAAATGGGCGGATGAGTGCTTGGTGGAAGAGGTTGAAGATATTAAGGCAGTGATAAATGGCATGAATATAGACATCTCGGAGTTGCGAGTTAACGTTGCTCGGTTGGCGAATGGAGTAAAGACAGAATCTGAGAGAAAAGGAGGCGAATGTTTGAGTGAGAGTCGGTGTTTGAGGAATGTGGTTGTTTGTGTGGCTGGAATGGCGATACTTTGCTACTACTACTTCTCT ATGGATGTTTCTGATGTTAAATCACGGGGTTACCCTCCAAGACTTTATCATGTAGGGTCTTCTAACCtagaaaataaagatattaatcACAATTTCCGTTCACGAGATTTACCTCATATTATAGAAACACTAGGAGAAGATGTATGGAAAGCACTGGTGAACTCTCCCATTGGAGTAGTTGCTAGGCTAGTTGAACGCCGAAGCGTGTGGTCTGGTAGAACAGTACACTATCTACTATGTAGACAGCTGCGAGTACATAGGAAGGAGATATGGAGTCTGGTGGTTGATGAGCCTATCAGGTTTAGCTTGGTAGAATTTGGTGAGATAACTGGGTTAAACACTGGTCCATTGCCAACAAAAAGTTTTGAACCTGATCCTGATAAATACAAACCGTTTTGGGCGAAGCTGAAGGTGTCGCTTGGGAGGGGACCCACGTTGGATGAACTGAAGAACTCAATAGAGATCTGCCCGAGTTGGACATTTGAAGAGCGTAAATGGCTAGGGCTATTAGTTCTTCAACACATGGTACTTTATTGTTTGCATCAAAATTCTCGGGTGCCATTTGAAAGTGCCAAAAGAGTGTTTGACGATGAAGCCATGAAGTCGTATCCATGGGGTCAGACTGCATACGAAGTTCTCATTGACTCTATTAAAACGTTGGCTCCAGACAGGGGGTCATACACATTAAGCGGCCTAAAGGATGCGTTATTGATTTGGGCGTATGAATCCATCGTCTGCTTTGGCGAGTGTTTTGGGAGAGTG GTGCGTGTTAGGAGAATGGTTTCGAAGGAGTCAATCGAAGAGTTGTTGCCTGAATGGTCGTGTCAACCTGACGACCCACAACTCGTTAACTTGATAACAGACATACATGCAGGTAGATTTGTGAAAGGTTTTTGGGAAGTGCATGGAAATGCGGAGGGGAAGGgtaacgagaagaagaagaaagctgagCCACCCACTAAGAAGCAGAATAAAGTTAAGACCAATGAGGGTGAAGCTGCTGCAACGAGAAAGAGTTCAAGCGAAGAGGAAGGTAATAAAGATTCGGGGAACAACGCGAGTCTGATGGCCATTGCGAGTACTCTGGATAAACTTTCCAGAAAATTTGATCTGATGGACGCGCGATTTAAAAAACCATTGGTGTACCAGAAGTCGATAGATGACATGGTGAAAGTTGCAGTGGAGGAGCGTATGAAAGTTATGGGGATAGGAAAAAATCCCCAAAACAAAGAAAACCTCTCAAACGTCGCCGCCGACCAACAACCTGAACCGTTGTCATCACCGCAGCCTAATACCCAGCAGAAGTCTGTCTGTAGTCCACTGTTAGCTGAAACCCCTGGAAAGGATATGAGACCTAGGAACAATTTGTCCAACGAGCTTGATAAGGAGAGAGGGATGAAAAAAACTTTGGCTAAGGAGTTTGGAACACATGCTGAAGATGAGGGTGCTAATGTTCTTAATTTCCTATATGTTTCTCCTGCAAAGGCAACTAAGGCTGAAGACTTACGTCGCCGCTCCACGCGCAACCGTACTATAAAGGATGAGGATGCAGATGATAAGAAAAAAGCTGTGCAAGCAGAGGCTGtgttgaagaagaaggagaaagctGCCGCTAAGAGAAAAGCGGCTGCCTCAATGAAGCAAAAACAGCCTGAGTTAAAGAAACCAAAACAGGCTGAGTTAATGAATGAAGAACAGGCTGAGTTAAAGAATCAATAA
- the LOC117132697 gene encoding uncharacterized protein LOC117132697 produces MNEELAELKNQEADNEKRKNITTPRANVKRCKVEDSVEDSEFAVMTDEVLAEENEILPESPMASQELIRSAIVKEYREKTDKLSPQGFALSEGSSRPVFPYIGDNGTTCMRNNVEPSSAIYDPLAPVDPIVLDKLMQHISRIPPKPPAPAKKRVVRSAAREGDFYSILILERPWPHSQYGWLFDDHISAYINVLIKRSMRDPTPFWTKRIAFIDHWFLKKWVDDYKQFKIKPNMMKFTWNGYENLVHGKLPCNFQTNLKWYEHVDHLYGCLPTGGNHWVAFHVDLKKVKVVCYDSIIGEVTAKSASKMLEEFKPITLMLPDILNQNIPANLRTPSRKKFAFRRMSKRYTPQNTQIGDCGVYALKFVECLALGVSFARINDKNIQGLRLKMAAEILDEGGNRAENN; encoded by the exons ATGAATGAAGAACTGGCTGAGTTAAAGAATCAAGAAGCCGATAATGAGAAGAGAAAGAATATAACTACACCGCGTGCCAATGTAAAAAGATGCAAGGTTGAAGATTCTGTAGAGGACAGTGAATTTGCTGTAATGACTGACGAAGTTCTTGCGGAGGAGAATGAAATCTTGCCGGAGTCGCCTATGGCGAGTCAGGAATTGATTAGATCTGCTATAGTAAAGGAATATCGGGAGAAAACGGATAAATTATCTCCACAAGGGTTTGCATTGTCTGAAGGTTCTTCAAGACCAGTTTTTCCGTACATTGGAGACAATGGAACGACGTGCATGAGGAATAATGTTGAGCCTTCATCAGCAATATATGACCCTCTAGCACCTGTTGATCCGATTGTATTGGATAAACTTATGCAACACATCTCGAGAATTCCACCCAAACCACCAGCACCAGCAAAGAAAAGAGTTGTAAGATCCGCCGCTCGTGAGGGTGACTTCTACAGCATACTCATCCTTGAAAGACCATGGCCGCATAGCCAATATGGATGGTTGTTTGATGAT CATATCTCTGCGTATATTAACGTCCTCATTAAGAGGTCCATGCGAGATCCCACCCCATTCTGGACCAAGCGAATTGCCTTCATTGATCATTGGTTCTTGAAGAAGTGGGTTGATGATTACAAGCAGTTCAAGATAAAACctaatatgatgaagttcacatGGAATGGTTATGAAAATCTTGTACACGGTAAGCTTCCCTGTAACTTTCAAACAAACTTGAAGTGGTATGAACACGTGGATCACTTGTACGGATGTCTTCCAACCGGCGGAAATCACTGGGTGGCTTTTCACGTGGATCTGAAGAAGGTTAAGGTTGTTTGCTATGATTCAATCATTGGAGAGGTAACAGCCAAAAGTGCTTCAAAAATGCTTGAAGAGTTTAAACCGATAACGCTTATGCTTCCCGATATTTTGAATCAAAACATTCCTGCCAATCTCCGAACCCCGAGTAGGAAGAAGTTCGCATTCAGGAGGATGAGCAAAAGGTACACTCCACAAAACACCCAGATTGGCGATTGTGGGGTGTATGCGTTGAAGTTTGTGGAGTGTCTAGCGCTTGGTGTAAGTTTTGCTCGGATAAACGATAAAAATATTCAAGGTTTACGGTTGAAGATGGCGGCAGAGATCCTCGATGAAGGAGGAAACAGGGCGGAGAACAATTAG